In Kaistella faecalis, a genomic segment contains:
- a CDS encoding helix-turn-helix domain-containing protein, which yields MEQKIHQGRNVKRFREMLGIKQEALAFDLGEDWNQKKISLLEQKDVIEDPLLKKISEVLKIPVEAFQNFDEEQAVNIISNTFNDQSNGYNYYPTFNVNPIEKWIEALEEIKRLNAQLIKSKDEQIKLMEKLIQDK from the coding sequence ATGGAACAGAAAATACATCAGGGACGCAACGTGAAACGCTTCAGAGAAATGCTGGGCATCAAGCAGGAGGCATTAGCCTTTGACCTCGGTGAGGACTGGAATCAAAAGAAAATCTCGCTGCTGGAGCAAAAGGATGTCATTGAAGATCCTCTGTTGAAAAAGATTTCTGAAGTACTGAAAATCCCCGTAGAAGCTTTTCAGAATTTTGATGAGGAACAGGCGGTGAATATTATATCGAATACGTTTAATGACCAGTCGAACGGATATAATTACTATCCTACTTTCAATGTTAATCCAATAGAAAAGTGGATTGAGGCTCTTGAAGAGATTAAGCGTTTGAATGCTCAATTAATAAAATCAAAGGATGAGCAGATTAAATTGATGGAGAAATTGATTCAAGATAAATAA